The Bacillota bacterium genome includes a window with the following:
- a CDS encoding CoA transferase: MKRVEEMPRVPAPALIPSFGPLAGMRVLSTGSIVAMPHAANMLADFGAEVIHVERPKVGDTYRTLAPFVRDGEKCVSASWAQDARNRLSLTLEVNLKIPEAREIFLGLVKNSDIWFENLVWLEKFGITDEMCLEVNPQLVIVHVSGFGRPQFGGIPEICDRGSYDMIGQAASSWMSLMGFPEPNPPSMAKPWSNDYISAMFAVFGALIAYVHAQKTGEGQVIDVAQYEANARILSDTFVSYLEAGILRQRTGNKSPAFQPYDVFRAKDRWVALGAFGPAVYERFIKALGLDPNYYTWKECASSVEAVASEKGQELDRLTREWIGARTAKEVEEHMAKYKVPCSVVCDARDAAENPHWQARENFIEYEDQTLGRKIKALGVIPKLSKTPGKVWRGAPSVGQDTEAILSKILGYSKAEIDAFREKGII, encoded by the coding sequence GTGAAGCGCGTTGAAGAAATGCCACGGGTACCCGCACCGGCCCTGATCCCGTCCTTTGGCCCTCTTGCGGGGATGCGAGTTCTATCTACAGGAAGCATTGTTGCCATGCCCCATGCCGCCAACATGCTGGCGGATTTTGGTGCGGAGGTGATCCATGTCGAGCGCCCCAAAGTGGGAGATACCTACCGCACCCTGGCGCCCTTTGTGAGGGACGGAGAAAAGTGCGTGAGCGCAAGCTGGGCCCAGGATGCCCGGAACCGGTTGAGTCTCACGCTGGAAGTGAACCTGAAAATCCCCGAAGCCAGAGAGATCTTTCTCGGCCTGGTTAAAAACTCGGATATCTGGTTTGAGAACCTGGTCTGGCTGGAGAAGTTCGGAATTACCGATGAGATGTGCCTGGAGGTCAACCCGCAGCTTGTAATCGTTCACGTCAGCGGGTTCGGGAGGCCCCAGTTTGGAGGAATCCCTGAGATTTGCGACCGGGGTTCTTATGACATGATCGGGCAGGCGGCGAGCAGCTGGATGAGTTTGATGGGATTTCCTGAGCCGAACCCTCCTTCCATGGCGAAGCCCTGGAGCAATGACTACATCTCCGCCATGTTTGCCGTTTTTGGAGCCCTGATTGCCTATGTCCACGCCCAGAAAACCGGGGAGGGCCAGGTGATCGACGTTGCCCAGTACGAAGCAAATGCCAGGATTCTTTCAGACACCTTCGTCTCTTATTTAGAGGCCGGCATCCTGCGCCAGCGGACCGGGAATAAATCTCCTGCCTTCCAGCCGTACGACGTTTTCCGGGCGAAGGATCGCTGGGTGGCGTTGGGCGCTTTTGGCCCCGCTGTCTACGAGCGCTTTATCAAGGCCCTGGGCCTTGACCCCAACTACTATACCTGGAAGGAATGCGCCTCATCGGTGGAAGCTGTCGCGTCTGAAAAAGGACAGGAACTCGACCGCCTGACGCGGGAGTGGATCGGCGCCCGCACCGCCAAAGAAGTAGAAGAACATATGGCAAAATACAAGGTTCCGTGCTCTGTGGTCTGCGATGCCCGGGACGCTGCCGAAAATCCCCACTGGCAGGCGCGGGAAAACTTCATCGAATACGAGGACCAGACCCTGGGGCGGAAGATTAAGGCGCTCGGTGTGATTCCGAAGCTGAGCAAGACGCCGGGAAAAGTCTGGCGCGGTGCACCGTCGGTCGGACAGGATACGGAGGCAATCCTCTCGAAGATCCTGGGTTACAGCAAGGCAGAAATCGACGCCTTTAGGGAGAAAGGTATTATTTAA
- a CDS encoding acyl-CoA dehydrogenase, which yields MAYLLGEEHELMRRTVREFAEKELAPRAKEMDETGAFPWDLVKRAAELNLLGIMVPEEYGGAGSDMLSCAIAIEEISRANAAMGIIVAAHKLGTDALMIAGTEEQKQKYLVPAARGEKLAAFGLTEPGAGSDAGSLATSAERDGDAWVLNGTKCFITNCGPAEIYVVAAKTDREAGVRGISTFIIEKGTPGFSIGKLEEKMGLHASATGELVMENCRIPAENLLGPLNKGFSTFMKALDGGRIAIAAMALGIAQASLDASIEFSKQRKQFGRPIASFQAIAFYLAEMATKIEAARSLTYRAASLKDAGQPFSKEAAMAKYYASEVAMWCSTKAVQIHGGYGYTKNFPVERYMREAKLTEIGEGTSEIQKLVISRALLE from the coding sequence ATGGCTTACCTGTTGGGTGAGGAACATGAATTGATGCGGCGGACCGTGCGGGAGTTTGCGGAAAAGGAACTGGCCCCCCGCGCCAAAGAGATGGACGAGACCGGGGCCTTCCCCTGGGATCTGGTCAAAAGGGCGGCAGAACTGAATTTGCTGGGGATCATGGTTCCCGAGGAGTACGGCGGGGCAGGGAGCGACATGCTGAGTTGCGCCATTGCAATCGAGGAGATTTCGCGGGCGAACGCCGCGATGGGGATCATCGTTGCCGCGCATAAGCTCGGTACGGATGCCCTGATGATTGCAGGAACCGAGGAGCAGAAGCAGAAGTACCTGGTCCCGGCCGCCCGCGGGGAAAAGCTTGCAGCCTTCGGCCTTACAGAGCCGGGCGCGGGGTCCGATGCCGGCTCCCTGGCAACCAGTGCGGAGAGAGACGGAGATGCCTGGGTTTTAAACGGGACAAAGTGCTTCATTACCAACTGCGGCCCTGCCGAAATCTACGTGGTTGCCGCCAAAACTGACAGGGAGGCCGGGGTCCGGGGGATCAGCACCTTTATCATCGAAAAGGGGACTCCCGGTTTCTCCATCGGGAAGCTTGAGGAGAAAATGGGCCTCCATGCCTCGGCAACCGGCGAACTGGTCATGGAGAACTGCCGGATCCCTGCAGAAAACCTGCTGGGGCCGCTCAACAAAGGTTTTTCCACCTTTATGAAGGCCCTCGACGGGGGGCGGATTGCCATCGCGGCGATGGCGCTGGGGATTGCCCAGGCCAGCCTCGATGCCTCCATCGAGTTTTCCAAGCAGCGCAAGCAGTTCGGGCGCCCCATTGCCTCCTTCCAGGCGATTGCCTTTTACCTTGCCGAAATGGCAACGAAGATCGAGGCCGCCCGGAGCCTCACCTACCGCGCGGCCTCTCTAAAGGATGCCGGGCAGCCTTTCAGCAAGGAGGCGGCGATGGCCAAGTACTACGCCTCCGAGGTAGCAATGTGGTGCTCGACGAAGGCGGTTCAGATCCACGGCGGGTATGGCTACACGAAGAACTTCCCGGTGGAGCGCTACATGCGGGAGGCCAAATTGACCGAAATCGGAGAAGGGACCTCGGAGATTCAAAAGCTGGTGATCAGCAGGGCCCTTCTCGAGTAG
- a CDS encoding electron transfer flavoprotein beta subunit/FixA family protein codes for MRIVACYKYVLDERDIRINPEDRALVTDRAAWKISDYDRNAIEEAVRIKERSGGAAVFGLTAGPAQAKASLKDALSRGLDEVYFVQDESLAGADPRVTARVLARALEKIGDCRLVLCGEGASDDYAQQVGPRLGVLLGWPVVTYVSKLEITGDTLRAERKLEDGLEIVEVELPAVVTVTGEVNQPRIPSLKQVMAAGKKPMHIWSLADLGLGGDALAAAVEVRSLRGAVTDRKRVVFRGDPAEAVVRLVEALVKEGLI; via the coding sequence TTGCGGATCGTTGCCTGCTATAAATACGTCCTGGACGAGCGGGACATCAGAATTAACCCTGAAGACCGGGCCCTTGTCACAGACCGGGCTGCCTGGAAAATCAGCGACTACGACCGGAACGCCATCGAGGAAGCGGTGCGGATCAAGGAGCGGTCCGGAGGCGCCGCGGTTTTCGGTTTGACTGCCGGACCGGCTCAGGCGAAGGCTTCCCTGAAGGATGCCCTCTCCCGGGGTCTTGACGAGGTTTACTTTGTTCAAGACGAAAGCCTGGCGGGAGCCGATCCCCGGGTAACGGCACGGGTCCTGGCGCGCGCCCTTGAGAAAATCGGTGACTGCCGGTTGGTGCTCTGCGGGGAGGGAGCCAGCGACGACTACGCCCAGCAGGTGGGGCCCCGCCTGGGCGTGCTGCTGGGCTGGCCGGTGGTAACCTATGTGAGCAAACTGGAGATTACCGGCGATACTTTGAGGGCCGAAAGAAAGCTGGAGGACGGGCTGGAGATTGTGGAGGTGGAGCTTCCGGCGGTGGTGACGGTTACCGGAGAAGTTAACCAGCCCCGCATTCCCAGCCTGAAGCAGGTGATGGCGGCCGGCAAAAAACCGATGCACATCTGGTCTCTGGCGGACCTCGGCCTGGGAGGCGATGCCCTTGCCGCTGCGGTTGAAGTCAGGTCGCTGAGAGGAGCGGTTACGGACAGGAAGCGGGTCGTATTCAGGGGAGATCCCGCCGAGGCTGTTGTCAGACTGGTGGAGGCTCTGGTGAAAGAAGGCCTGATCTAG
- a CDS encoding electron transfer flavoprotein subunit alpha/FixB family protein, producing MQKKVWAISEQPKILAELVGGARSLFGEGAVVTAAALGSREGAEAAAAAGAGKVYCFNLENGAAVEDLYRPLFELIKMEGADLILVGATKRGKTLAALLAAALDSGLATEAVIESVADGIAVRRLVYGGLAVSTGTFVSGIPVVTVPGRTWEVPASGEAGAAIVETDGMPGRIRVLERRARARESADLESAEVVITIGRGVKKKEDLAMFEELAELLGGVLACTRPVAEEEGYHWFPEDSYIGISGRIVKPHLYLSVGSSGQVQHLAGCRDARVLVGIDKNEDAPIFEACDYGVVGDLYQVIPELIKKIKEARAS from the coding sequence TTGCAGAAGAAGGTTTGGGCAATATCAGAGCAGCCGAAAATACTGGCGGAGCTGGTGGGCGGCGCCAGGAGTCTTTTCGGGGAAGGTGCGGTCGTGACCGCAGCCGCGCTTGGATCGCGCGAGGGAGCAGAGGCTGCAGCCGCAGCAGGCGCCGGGAAGGTGTACTGCTTTAATCTGGAAAACGGGGCTGCGGTGGAAGATCTGTACCGGCCCTTGTTTGAACTTATAAAAATGGAAGGAGCAGACCTGATCCTGGTGGGAGCGACGAAACGCGGCAAGACCCTGGCTGCGCTCCTGGCTGCCGCCCTGGATTCCGGCCTGGCAACCGAGGCGGTTATTGAAAGCGTTGCTGACGGTATTGCCGTGCGCCGGCTCGTCTACGGCGGGCTCGCGGTGAGCACGGGCACCTTTGTTTCCGGGATTCCGGTAGTGACCGTTCCGGGCCGCACCTGGGAGGTTCCGGCTTCAGGTGAGGCAGGGGCCGCAATCGTGGAAACGGACGGCATGCCGGGGCGCATCCGCGTCCTTGAGCGCAGGGCCCGCGCGAGGGAGTCGGCCGATCTCGAATCTGCCGAGGTGGTGATCACCATCGGGCGGGGAGTCAAGAAAAAGGAAGATCTTGCCATGTTCGAAGAGCTTGCGGAGCTCCTGGGCGGCGTTCTTGCCTGCACCCGGCCCGTGGCCGAAGAGGAGGGCTACCACTGGTTTCCCGAGGACTCCTACATAGGGATTTCCGGGCGGATCGTGAAGCCGCACCTTTACCTCAGTGTGGGAAGCTCAGGCCAGGTGCAGCACCTGGCCGGGTGCCGCGACGCGAGGGTGCTTGTCGGAATCGATAAAAACGAGGACGCCCCCATTTTCGAGGCCTGCGACTACGGGGTCGTGGGCGACCTCTACCAGGTGATTCCGGAACTCATCAAAAAGATTAAAGAAGCCAGGGCTTCTTAA
- a CDS encoding FAD-dependent oxidoreductase — MSEEKFDCIVVGAGPAGSTAALELARQGLEVLLVERGPAPGSKNMMGGRLYSHSLHKIIPNFWEEAPVERCVEKEELCFLTEGGAVTVSLASPELGEPPDHSFTVLRADFDAWLAGKAEEAGAVLATGVRVDDLLLSGDRVCGIRAGEDEILADVVIAADGVNSLLARKGGLRGELPSRYVSVGVKEVIALPARAIEDRFGLGEGKGAARLFVGACTRGVQGGGFLYTNRESISLGLVFSLHALSEAGVSVPEAVEDFKLHPAVRPLLAGGEVVEYSAHLVPEGGLAMQPRLVAGGMLVCGDAAGMVINTGFMVRGMDLAVTAGATAARAVLAAREKGDFSAATLKIYEEMLRETHVSWDLEAYRNAPAFLETPRLYTTYPELVVEMMADLFKVRGARPKPVRRMAIEHLKRRVSLIQLIRDAWKGARSI, encoded by the coding sequence TTGAGCGAGGAAAAATTCGACTGCATTGTTGTAGGGGCGGGGCCTGCAGGAAGCACGGCGGCCCTTGAGCTTGCCCGCCAGGGTCTTGAGGTACTCCTTGTGGAGCGGGGCCCTGCGCCGGGAAGCAAAAATATGATGGGGGGGCGCCTCTACAGCCACTCCCTCCACAAAATTATTCCCAACTTCTGGGAAGAAGCGCCGGTGGAGCGCTGTGTGGAGAAGGAGGAGCTTTGCTTTTTAACCGAGGGCGGGGCGGTGACCGTGAGCCTCGCCTCTCCCGAACTGGGCGAGCCCCCCGACCACTCCTTCACCGTGCTCCGGGCCGACTTTGATGCCTGGCTGGCCGGCAAGGCCGAAGAGGCCGGGGCGGTGCTGGCTACCGGGGTCCGCGTCGACGACCTTTTGCTCTCCGGCGACCGGGTCTGCGGGATCAGGGCCGGGGAGGACGAGATCCTGGCCGATGTGGTCATCGCGGCCGACGGGGTCAATTCCCTCCTTGCCCGGAAGGGCGGCCTGCGGGGTGAACTTCCGTCCCGGTACGTCTCGGTCGGCGTCAAGGAGGTTATTGCCCTTCCCGCCAGAGCCATCGAGGACCGCTTCGGCCTGGGGGAAGGAAAAGGGGCCGCCCGCCTCTTTGTGGGTGCCTGCACCAGGGGGGTTCAGGGCGGGGGCTTCCTCTACACCAACAGGGAGAGCATCTCTCTCGGCCTCGTCTTTTCCCTGCACGCCCTTTCTGAAGCTGGTGTGAGCGTACCCGAGGCCGTGGAGGACTTCAAGCTCCACCCGGCGGTCAGGCCGCTGCTTGCGGGTGGGGAAGTTGTGGAATACTCCGCCCACCTCGTCCCCGAGGGGGGTCTTGCCATGCAGCCCAGGCTGGTTGCGGGAGGGATGCTGGTGTGCGGGGACGCTGCCGGAATGGTCATCAACACCGGCTTCATGGTGCGGGGGATGGATCTGGCCGTAACCGCCGGGGCCACGGCGGCCCGGGCAGTTCTTGCCGCCAGAGAGAAGGGGGACTTCAGCGCCGCCACCCTGAAAATCTACGAAGAGATGCTGCGGGAGACTCATGTCTCCTGGGACCTCGAGGCCTACAGAAACGCTCCTGCTTTCCTGGAAACGCCGCGGCTCTACACCACCTACCCGGAGCTGGTGGTGGAGATGATGGCCGACCTCTTCAAGGTGAGGGGGGCCAGGCCGAAGCCCGTGCGCCGGATGGCGATAGAGCACCTGAAGCGGCGCGTTTCCCTCATCCAGCTGATACGGGATGCCTGGAAGGGGGCGAGAAGCATATGA
- a CDS encoding ferredoxin family protein: MKRLSISERLALNKFEVDHEEPHIVLKRDICRSCSVKPCTFVCPAGLYTWNGEEINFDYAGCLECGACRVVCPKGALTWNYPRGSFGVIFRYG, translated from the coding sequence ATGAAGCGCCTGAGTATTTCGGAGCGCCTTGCCCTGAATAAATTCGAGGTTGACCACGAAGAACCGCATATTGTACTGAAGAGGGACATCTGCAGGAGCTGCTCGGTTAAGCCCTGCACCTTCGTCTGCCCCGCGGGGCTCTACACCTGGAACGGGGAGGAGATTAACTTCGACTACGCCGGGTGCCTGGAGTGCGGCGCCTGCCGGGTGGTCTGCCCGAAGGGGGCCCTGACCTGGAACTACCCCCGCGGCTCCTTCGGTGTAATCTTCCGCTACGGATAA
- a CDS encoding DNA double-strand break repair nuclease NurA, whose translation MQRRKEARGSWEARRRKAREKGSFFSLCRLSGGEIQEFFRGSSLVGVDGSLNTFGAAFPYTVTFFRALARSCRAGAEGKRFWAHRIFSPLLPEHRAKVEEKVKTGLDPEEALARLRWETLAALEAEAGRRALEEEHPRLLLWDGAFARLEAHAPLVWEELKSCALSRRTLLLGVTEEIATSSFRDLGAGMMADREILYSLLRPGEGFQLREEGREKVGRVYVRLASHPQVIAVDYLPEQRGDLATALNFLYTITPEHGRGFPLWLDIVDAEVRFTRDQVEVLIANYLDPAVTELFLRPLRARRDL comes from the coding sequence TTGCAGCGGCGGAAAGAGGCGCGGGGAAGCTGGGAGGCCCGGCGGCGCAAAGCCCGCGAAAAGGGGAGCTTTTTCTCCCTCTGCCGCCTCAGCGGCGGGGAAATCCAGGAATTTTTTCGGGGCTCCTCCCTTGTGGGAGTTGACGGCTCTCTGAACACTTTTGGTGCCGCTTTCCCCTACACCGTAACCTTTTTCCGGGCCCTTGCCCGCTCCTGCAGGGCCGGCGCAGAAGGGAAGCGGTTCTGGGCCCACCGGATCTTTTCCCCCCTTCTGCCGGAGCACCGGGCAAAGGTGGAGGAGAAGGTGAAGACCGGTCTTGACCCTGAGGAGGCCCTGGCGCGCCTCCGCTGGGAAACCCTCGCTGCCCTCGAAGCGGAAGCAGGAAGGCGCGCCCTGGAAGAAGAACACCCCCGCCTCCTTTTGTGGGACGGGGCTTTTGCCAGGCTCGAGGCCCATGCACCGCTGGTTTGGGAAGAGTTAAAGTCGTGCGCCTTGAGCCGGCGGACTTTGCTGCTGGGAGTAACCGAGGAGATTGCAACCAGTTCCTTTAGGGATCTCGGGGCCGGAATGATGGCGGACCGGGAGATTTTGTACAGCCTGCTGCGGCCGGGGGAGGGGTTTCAGCTAAGGGAAGAAGGGCGCGAAAAGGTGGGGCGGGTTTACGTGCGCCTTGCTTCCCACCCTCAGGTTATTGCGGTCGACTATCTTCCCGAGCAGAGAGGAGACCTTGCGACGGCTCTGAACTTTCTTTACACCATTACCCCGGAACACGGAAGGGGTTTTCCCCTCTGGCTTGATATTGTCGATGCCGAGGTCCGGTTCACGCGGGACCAGGTGGAGGTTCTGATCGCGAATTATCTGGATCCTGCGGTGACCGAACTCTTCCTGCGGCCCTTGCGGGCGCGGCGGGATCTTTAG
- a CDS encoding ATP-binding protein, whose product MQVVGVTTQQYVYVASRERKFRINEVLIVDDPEHGFPRGEVVETRSFNRFIPLTLERSPLIDPEVWEGLEQVGFNLGEETIHLAKLRILNDLPAPVAVGARVRVPEFAEVRDLLLPCHPASGFVLGVLLGTEELKAGLPEELREIAPLYIKGQGILPQSGVPFVFDYRAMQEYPHIGIFGGSGSGKSFGMRVILEEVLEKRIPALVFDPHYEMSFATPFEGMEREWVDSFASRTEILTVGRDTGVSFEDLTSNDLASLIQAAGANYTEGMDNALKAIHQERDSFVSFSQKLEDLIGLAEREEETRERIRRRYGENSRYEKSLEAMARQAGHPSSLRGIRWRLYRLEREGIFQKNIEPIINALKHRRLTVIRGPIWLLTVFSAYLIRKLYRLRRGYQDALQRGEAPGERFPPFLIVTDEAHHFAPKSFEINAPARGIFREVAQEGRKYGVFLVLATQRPALLDETVTAQLNTKIIFRTVRATDIGVIKEETDITREEAERLPYLSSGTAFISSAVVGRTVAVRIRCARTRPPHAANPFAELEEESQTAREEIWRLLVQYLPLHAGQVNLYLPEFERALNRPVTFNEVWEWLEEFAAAGRLEKEEGPFGPTYSLREEEI is encoded by the coding sequence ATGCAGGTGGTAGGAGTAACAACCCAGCAGTATGTATACGTGGCATCCCGGGAGCGGAAATTCCGGATCAACGAAGTCCTGATTGTGGACGACCCGGAGCACGGATTCCCCCGCGGGGAGGTTGTTGAGACCAGGTCCTTCAACAGGTTCATCCCTCTCACCCTGGAGCGCAGCCCTTTAATCGATCCCGAGGTCTGGGAGGGATTGGAGCAGGTCGGTTTCAATCTGGGGGAAGAAACAATCCACCTTGCGAAGCTCCGGATTCTGAACGACCTTCCCGCCCCGGTGGCGGTTGGAGCGCGCGTCCGGGTGCCGGAGTTCGCCGAGGTCAGGGACCTTTTGCTGCCGTGCCATCCTGCTTCAGGTTTCGTCCTGGGCGTGCTTCTGGGAACGGAGGAGCTGAAAGCGGGGCTGCCTGAAGAACTCCGGGAAATTGCTCCCCTTTACATAAAAGGGCAGGGGATTTTGCCCCAGAGCGGGGTGCCCTTTGTCTTCGATTACCGCGCCATGCAGGAGTACCCTCATATCGGGATCTTCGGGGGTTCGGGCTCGGGAAAATCCTTCGGGATGCGGGTGATTCTGGAGGAGGTTTTAGAAAAGAGAATACCTGCCCTGGTCTTCGATCCCCATTACGAAATGAGCTTTGCCACACCCTTCGAAGGGATGGAGAGGGAGTGGGTCGATTCTTTTGCTTCCCGAACCGAAATCCTGACCGTCGGCCGCGACACCGGGGTAAGTTTTGAAGACCTGACAAGCAACGACCTCGCCTCCCTTATCCAGGCGGCAGGCGCGAACTATACCGAGGGAATGGATAACGCCCTGAAGGCGATCCACCAGGAGCGGGATTCCTTTGTAAGTTTTTCCCAGAAACTCGAAGATCTGATCGGCCTGGCCGAGAGGGAAGAAGAGACGCGGGAGCGCATCAGGCGCAGGTACGGAGAGAACTCCCGCTATGAAAAATCCCTGGAAGCCATGGCGCGTCAGGCCGGCCATCCCAGCAGCCTGCGGGGGATCCGGTGGCGTCTTTACCGCCTGGAACGGGAAGGAATCTTTCAAAAGAACATCGAACCGATCATCAACGCCTTGAAGCACCGCCGCCTGACCGTGATTCGGGGCCCCATCTGGCTCCTCACGGTTTTCAGTGCTTACCTCATCCGGAAGCTGTACCGGCTCCGGCGGGGCTACCAGGATGCCCTGCAGCGGGGGGAGGCACCCGGAGAGAGGTTTCCGCCTTTTTTAATCGTTACCGATGAGGCCCATCATTTTGCCCCAAAGAGTTTTGAAATCAACGCTCCGGCGCGCGGGATTTTCCGGGAAGTGGCTCAGGAGGGCCGGAAGTACGGGGTTTTCCTGGTTCTGGCCACCCAGCGCCCGGCCCTTCTTGACGAGACTGTCACCGCCCAGTTGAACACGAAAATCATTTTCAGGACGGTGAGGGCTACCGATATCGGTGTCATCAAGGAAGAAACCGATATCACGCGTGAAGAGGCGGAGCGCCTCCCCTATCTGAGTTCGGGTACGGCTTTTATCTCCTCTGCTGTTGTGGGAAGGACGGTTGCGGTGCGGATCCGCTGCGCCCGGACCAGGCCCCCCCATGCGGCAAATCCTTTTGCCGAGCTGGAGGAGGAATCCCAGACGGCCCGCGAGGAGATCTGGCGCCTGCTGGTGCAGTATTTGCCGTTGCACGCCGGGCAGGTTAATTTGTACCTCCCCGAATTCGAGCGCGCCCTGAACCGGCCCGTCACCTTTAACGAGGTCTGGGAGTGGCTGGAAGAATTTGCTGCTGCCGGAAGGCTTGAAAAGGAAGAAGGGCCCTTCGGCCCCACCTACTCTTTGCGTGAGGAAGAAATCTAA
- a CDS encoding serine/threonine protein phosphatase: MRFLFLTDDHKRGTTPANRKDNFPATLAAKLREVVEIAREREVDYILHGGDFFDVPAPSLSVCADFLEIYQQFPAPVYTIAGNHDLFGHNQETLPRTMLGFVARLGIVHLVGREPVYLEKNGIRVQLTGQGYHFEMDRRDPKKDYVVQKKDCDFAIHLVHGMLLDRVCFPGPFYTLVEQIWETEADFTLAGHNHLGFPDTERDGKFFLNPGALARLSSHPAEMRRPVQVVLIDFSGSRPVYEKIRLISAPPGEEVLDRSHLEEAAFREQRLAGYLAEVKAAGSYQRTDVRLLIEEIVRAEKLDQRVREEALRRIARAEEALARGEEEEA, encoded by the coding sequence ATGCGGTTTTTGTTTCTTACCGACGATCACAAAAGGGGTACAACCCCTGCGAACCGGAAAGACAATTTTCCCGCCACCCTGGCGGCCAAACTCCGGGAGGTAGTGGAAATTGCCCGGGAGCGGGAGGTTGATTACATCTTGCACGGAGGGGATTTTTTCGATGTTCCTGCACCGTCCCTCAGTGTCTGCGCCGATTTCCTCGAGATTTACCAGCAGTTCCCGGCGCCGGTTTACACCATTGCCGGAAACCACGACCTTTTCGGACACAACCAGGAGACGCTGCCCCGGACGATGCTGGGTTTTGTAGCGCGCCTGGGAATTGTACATCTGGTCGGAAGGGAGCCTGTCTATTTAGAAAAAAACGGGATCCGCGTTCAGCTGACGGGCCAGGGGTACCATTTTGAGATGGACCGCCGGGATCCGAAAAAGGATTATGTGGTGCAAAAAAAAGATTGCGATTTTGCGATTCACCTCGTGCACGGGATGCTGCTGGACCGCGTCTGCTTCCCCGGCCCCTTTTACACCCTGGTCGAGCAGATCTGGGAAACGGAAGCCGATTTTACCCTGGCGGGCCACAACCACCTGGGCTTTCCGGACACAGAAAGAGATGGCAAGTTCTTTCTCAATCCAGGCGCGCTCGCCCGGCTTTCAAGCCACCCCGCCGAAATGAGGAGGCCGGTTCAGGTGGTCCTGATCGATTTTTCCGGAAGCAGGCCCGTTTACGAAAAGATCCGCCTGATAAGCGCCCCTCCGGGTGAAGAAGTCCTCGATCGGAGCCATCTGGAAGAGGCTGCTTTTCGGGAACAGCGGCTGGCCGGATATCTTGCGGAGGTCAAGGCTGCCGGCTCTTACCAGCGCACCGATGTCCGCCTTTTGATTGAAGAAATCGTCCGGGCAGAAAAGCTTGACCAGAGGGTGAGAGAAGAAGCGTTAAGGCGCATTGCCCGGGCCGAGGAGGCGCTGGCGCGGGGGGAGGAGGAAGAAGCGTGA
- a CDS encoding AAA family ATPase: MSFLRRVVVDNFQSHEHTELTLEPGLNVIVGPSDYGKSALVRALRWLFYNEPKGANFIRVGARAVRVLVEFDDGTKLQRLRDTGGKNRYILQRPGEEEKIYEGFGGDVPHEIILASGVRKVFIDERNRVELNLGGQLEAPFLLAENGAVRAKVIGQLGGVHILDWAQKSVGTDLRRLREEENRCSLNLKNLETALHAYDHLPRLEAQIRDLEEAAARAEAITNTIDALNEIQNQWNELESALKEVESRLEALALLDQAEARLQGLEACLQEYRDLVLLCAEMEETELQLKKVEEILEKTSSVPAAEILAAKLEVLTGQLNDLLQIAREADAVATLLVRAARVVERTGALERAEKQVTLISDLVQQIRIYQEMWKAWQDHEREYRGACAAVARCQKEMEKHLADFRLLLTKLGRCPVCFGELTQEAVARVLAEYQ; encoded by the coding sequence GTGAGTTTCCTGCGCAGAGTCGTTGTGGACAATTTCCAGTCCCACGAGCATACAGAGCTTACCCTGGAACCGGGTTTGAATGTAATTGTAGGCCCTTCCGACTACGGGAAATCTGCTCTGGTCAGGGCGCTCCGCTGGCTTTTTTACAACGAGCCCAAGGGGGCGAACTTTATCCGCGTTGGGGCGCGCGCTGTGCGCGTGCTCGTGGAATTCGACGACGGGACGAAATTGCAGCGCCTCCGGGATACAGGAGGGAAGAACCGCTACATTTTGCAGCGGCCTGGTGAGGAAGAGAAAATTTACGAGGGTTTCGGAGGGGATGTTCCGCACGAAATCATCCTCGCTTCGGGAGTCCGGAAGGTTTTCATAGATGAGCGCAACAGGGTTGAATTGAACCTGGGGGGCCAGCTGGAAGCACCCTTTCTCCTGGCCGAGAACGGCGCGGTCCGGGCCAAGGTGATCGGGCAGCTGGGTGGCGTGCACATCCTCGACTGGGCCCAGAAATCCGTGGGGACGGACCTCAGGCGCCTGCGCGAGGAGGAAAACCGGTGCAGTCTCAACCTTAAAAATCTGGAAACAGCCCTTCATGCCTACGATCATCTGCCCCGCCTTGAAGCCCAGATCCGGGATCTGGAAGAAGCGGCTGCCAGGGCAGAAGCAATCACCAACACCATTGATGCTCTGAATGAGATCCAGAACCAGTGGAATGAACTGGAAAGCGCCCTGAAGGAGGTGGAGAGCCGCCTTGAGGCGCTCGCCCTTTTGGATCAGGCCGAGGCCCGGCTCCAGGGGCTTGAAGCTTGCCTGCAGGAATACAGGGACCTGGTGCTCCTCTGCGCCGAAATGGAGGAGACCGAACTTCAGTTGAAAAAGGTGGAAGAAATTCTTGAAAAAACGAGTTCGGTTCCTGCTGCGGAAATTCTTGCGGCGAAGCTGGAGGTGCTTACCGGGCAGTTAAACGACCTCCTCCAGATTGCCCGGGAGGCGGATGCCGTTGCGACTCTCCTTGTCAGGGCGGCCCGCGTTGTGGAGCGCACCGGAGCGCTGGAGAGGGCGGAAAAACAGGTGACCCTCATTTCAGATCTGGTCCAGCAGATCCGGATTTACCAGGAGATGTGGAAAGCCTGGCAGGACCACGAGCGGGAGTACCGGGGAGCCTGTGCTGCCGTTGCGCGTTGCCAGAAGGAGATGGAGAAGCACCTTGCGGATTTTCGCCTGCTTCTCACAAAGCTTGGGAGGTGTCCCGTCTGCTTTGGGGAACTGACGCAGGAGGCGGTGGCGCGGGTGCTTGCCGAATACCAGTAA